GGTCTAAATAGGAAATCTTGCAAGTTATCGCAAGCAGCAAACGTGCTACAATAATGTATATAGGACACAAGACAACACCGACATTACAAAACTACATTAGTATAACGAAGTGGAATGTTACCACAGTCTCAATTGAAAAACCTCAAAATCTACTAGTACTTATAAATCACATACAAATGCTACTTTATGCTTGACATTAACTTAAATCTATGGTTGTTACTCTATTATCACCATGCTTTGTAGGCGGGTTGGTGACAGTCATGGCAATCCAAATTCAAACGTACACCTATATGCATAGTTTACACGAAGCAAGAAATTAAATGCTGGCGCCGGTCCTGCGGAGGTCACTGGCTAGAAAATAGAAGGGCACTCTATTTTCGTTAGCGCGTGAAAAACGGGCAAATACCAAGCCAGCGGTGGTTGCCAGTCTTATTGGCAGCCAGTGTTGGCTTTGTGTAAACTATGCTTTATGATGTGGATAATCGTCCACTGATTGCGGAATACTGATCAGTATTTATCCACAGCATATAATAGGGATAAACCTTTGCTGGCTTGCGTgacaaaaaatagaaaaaaacaatactgAGGATTTTTCACGGTAgagttaaatattataatattctgcagaaatagtttttaatgaatttcaaaaattatttagtgtgtaaataggtacaaaataatgttagtgTCCAAACTATTTTGTCGCGAAGTGCACGCAAGCCAGTTCATCCCACAATACCTAGAAAACTTACTTCTTTTGTGTCTTCTTCCTGCGTACACGCTTTTTGGGTGCTATTTTGATGTTTTGCAGCATCGGGGTAATGGTACCGACGATGTCTTCGACAACAGTCTCAAGGGTTTCCCCGCCGAGGCTGAAGGAATCGAATCCGTGGTACGTACCTAGTTCCCGACAGCGTTGCATGTACATACGCCACTTGATATCCTTCTCAAGGCAGAGGGGATTGCCTATGATGATGACCTTAGCTTTGGCCCGGGTTATAGCTACGTTGAAGCGCTGAAAAAACAAATGTgttgatattattaaaattcattatttttgagtATCGCTTTCTACTATGTTTGCTTTGTTAATAAACAATGCAGTAGATAGACTAATCAATGGCACGGCGCAACAACTGTTAGATAGCTGCAAGCTCGCTGTAACCCCGCCGTTGGTTTTTTGTAttgactttatatttttaagggtCAAATACAAATGACAAGTTAATTTCTGGGTGATATGACCTTGCAAATATGAGGTATTTATGGGCTGTTGTAtgtaaaattaacttttcaTTACTCGTTAAGGCCAAAGCGCACCGACAACTTAGAATATGAACATCCATAGTAAACCGTTGTTTCAAGACAAGCAACGTTTATGTGGTCGGTGAACTTGAGCCTtgatatacttataaaaaatggcTGCACGCATTTTTGCTGCTGTTATTcagatctttatttttattcaaaaattatccTTATTAACAGAGCAATAAGGAACATCAAATAGTCATGTTATCTATATTGTTTGTGGGTGTGtcaaaaaaaatagggtaaagagTATGAACTCACTTTATCATCAACAAGGAACCCGAGTTGGAACTTGGCGTCGTGGTCGAGCAGGTTGCAGTTAGCGCGGACAGTcgatatgatgatgatgcgtTTCTCTTTGCCCTGGTAGGCCTCCACCGTGCCCACCTCTATCTTGTCGTAGCTTATCTCTTTCAGCAACTTCTTTATTTGGTAcacctttaaataaaaaaaatacgaaaattttTAAGATGAATAAGGAATCTAAGgtcctattcaaaataatcATACGATCAAGTtcagtatttttacttttattttaatgtctaaTCGAGTGGTAATACTTCCCaaacttgatttaaaaatatcctaactgttattctgatgtataagtgAATAGCTTATGTAAAGGTAAATCAAAAATAGTTGTGATTTAAATATCCTTAcaacacatttataatatgaagTACGATAGAGGGGGTTGCCTACTTAACCTACTAGGATATAACGAGATCAACTATTTTGACGCCCTCTAAGTCTAGTACTCAGTTTTTAATGTTGTTAATAATACTTCTTTTGTAAcgatattcattttaaaaatctatgatctatgatttaaaataaaacgagatACGTATTATCAGGCTTACCTGTCGTATGTACGGAGTAACAATGCCGATGTCCTGCATGGCTACATTGTGTACCGTCACCAGGCGCCGCACGTACAGCTGCACTATCTCGCACTCCAACATGTTGAAGTAACTGCaaacatataggtatttatttataaaacactagctgTTTCACTCGCCTCGGAAATACTGCCCAAACCCGAACAAAATGTAGCCTGTATTACCAATTGATATAATTCGTCAATTGTTTTCAAGCTGCAGGTAGCTTtacaactgtgaaagaatttttcaaatcagttctgtagttttgtAGCCGAGTATttactctttattatattaccgcAGTAAAGACAAGTTTCTTCCCTTATCCCGACCAAATGTAGTGTTTACAACAGTTaaagatattttcaaatatgtCCAGAAGTTTGGGAGCCTTtacagatacaaaaaaaaacaaataaatttatttaaaacatagtttAACATGTACGAATATGAAcagaaaaatgtttcttctttatcaCATAAGTATAGATTACAAATACCATGGACGTACCTTGGCGACTTGCCAATCTTCTGTTCCTTGGAGAGCACTCCGTGGAACACCACAGCGCGGCTGTGTTGCTTCTCTCCCAGGATATCGATGTTGCTGATGCGATCCTCTTTCGCTAATGcctgataataattttaaaaaaaaagcaagtTGTAGcagtaattttcaaaaaatgcaAGTTTTTAGATACTTGATATTTATGTGTCGCTTGAGTAGGAATCTACATGATTAATTTTAGCtatccaaaacaaaatgttcCGGTATCGAACTCCAAAAAATGAATGCCAAACCAATAAGCGAGGTTTTATCGTTCAAACAGCCACACACAAAAAGTAGTCGATAAACgtattttttactcatttttaaAGCACTAATTTTAAGAACACCTGTACTGttagaaaactttttttataaaaacttacccTAAGCTGTCCCTTATAGAAGAGTCGATCAGGTATTTCAATAATGTCAGGGTTTGAGCGGAAGTTGTTCCGCAGCATCACGATATAGTTGGGATCGTTGCGGATCTCGCTGTATAGCGGGCATGTCTTCTTCAGCCGCTCCATTAGCGACGTGCCTGGAACAATACGATTATGATGTCATACTCTGAAAGGGACGAGTCAAAGTTATTTACTAACTTATGGTAACTATGTTTAAAGGGGAAGAAATAGTCAAGGCATCTGGTTATGACCACCCGTGGACCCGTGGACTGGCACTCAGCTAGACACTCACCCAGTCCGATGTTGGCGGCGTTGTGCGAGATGACGACGGGCCCCAGCTGGTGCGGGTCCCCGGCCAGCACGAGGGTGGCGCGGGGCCGCAGCAGGCCGCACACGGGGATGAGGCAGGCGGGCTCGCTGGCCTGCGCCGCCTCGTCGATGAACAGGTGCGTGATGTGGTGGGCCATGCCGCGGGAACGAGATTGTCTGAACGAGAACGTTACTTTATATTGACGGCATCTACCGACAGCACACTAAAATATGTTACGAAACCCTAGGTGCGAATGCGATTCGCTTAGTGAGAAATCTACCACGATCCGAGGTAAAAAAATACCCCTAAAAATGATACGGAATTTACATGGCATACACAGGCATACACGTCAAATTCCGGGTAATGACTACAAAAGGtcaaatttttcaaatatctATACAGACTGAGgccaacattattttgtttttaatgctgAAATGAGGTAACGGGGCGCGTCATTTCAGCAAACTTTACCTACACTTGTCTAAAACATATGGCAAGATTTAATTTCCCCATCCCCACTCATCACAGGaacaataaaacacaatataACTAATAGAAAGAATTAAATTTATCTACTTACCTAGCGAACTTAGCGGCATGTGAAAGCGTGGTGATGACGATATTGTACGTCACGAACTCTTCAACTTCTACAGGCTCGAAGTTGGCGCGGCATGAACCGTTGGAGTACTCCACGAGACATTCTGGCAGAGTTTCCCTGTAAACGCGGATCTTCTGTACAAAATTCTACGGGATTGTAGAAGATATGACGAAAAAAGAAAGGAGTTTTCGGAATCCagtttgaaatagaaacaaggAGTAGCCTCCTGCCCTCCCCCAGATTGGGACCAGCAAAGCTGCCGTTCCCAATCTTGCTGGTAAGGTCCAAATATCTGAGGAGTTTTCTGTGCTTGCAAGGCAAGTTAAGCTGCGGATTTAGACTGTTATTTATACATCTTTAGTCTTTGACACCGGCAGGCGTCAGttgtcttaccaaggggtatctgATTGCCCAGGTAAGCAAGTTTAGGTGGTCAGATAACTGGTAAACAGGAAGCCTACCCCATAACAGTTTGAATTAAGGTAGGTAGGATAAAAAGGAGGATcaataatacaaatatgtacTAACCAGACCCTGAACTTGGAGTTAGCACGCAGAAGCCAGGCGTCGGATTTGAACATATGAGCGTATTTGATAAGCATGGTGGCCACGTGGTCGGCCGCGCTGTTGGAGTCTGTACACACCATGATACGATGACTCGGGTCTTTTAGCACCAGCTGCAAATGTTCacatcaaaaatacatttacttatATGGGAGTATATGAAAAATAAGAGCGTCCATGGAGTTTGTTGCCgcttcttctccataagaccaactctttggaaccgtgcacctaactttgacgtttcg
The sequence above is a segment of the Helicoverpa armigera isolate CAAS_96S chromosome 20, ASM3070526v1, whole genome shotgun sequence genome. Coding sequences within it:
- the LOC110380439 gene encoding uncharacterized protein LOC110380439 isoform X2 is translated as MFQIPKNCKQIYATNLKLPEKASQREKDLSADIRKIFSIGITKENYIKFFHNVLWYEETIIRVNIKKYNMSGVQIVVQHSLHGTCYKLEVPGLGEKRPSLMLGDLLFIKPHNQNEVMFGAIVKEINDSEAIIGDLHPKFSQHYRAGALFDVRFFMSRVPLERMHHAVHAVFTEGHECRIFPKETNRVKQVKPIVNFFNPLVEGNLEQRCAVERIVSGTADTAPYLLHGPPGTGKTVTIVEAVLQLVLKDPSHRIMVCTDSNSAADHVATMLIKYAHMFKSDAWLLRANSKFRVWETLPECLVEYSNGSCRANFEPVEVEEFVTYNIVITTLSHAAKFARQSRSRGMAHHITHLFIDEAAQASEPACLIPVCGLLRPRATLVLAGDPHQLGPVVISHNAANIGLGTSLMERLKKTCPLYSEIRNDPNYIVMLRNNFRSNPDIIEIPDRLFYKGQLRALAKEDRISNIDILGEKQHSRAVVFHGVLSKEQKIGKSPSYFNMLECEIVQLYVRRLVTVHNVAMQDIGIVTPYIRQVYQIKKLLKEISYDKIEVGTVEAYQGKEKRIIIISTVRANCNLLDHDAKFQLGFLVDDKRFNVAITRAKAKVIIIGNPLCLEKDIKWRMYMQRCRELGTYHGFDSFSLGGETLETVVEDIVGTITPMLQNIKIAPKKRVRRKKTQKK